In Prochlorococcus marinus str. MIT 1214, one DNA window encodes the following:
- a CDS encoding 7-carboxy-7-deazaguanine synthase QueE, which translates to MEASLPVVECFHSLQGEGEHAGRSAYFIRLASCKVGCPWCDTKKSWNSELHPQQTLIDLSISTAKAQKEGAAFVVITGGEPLHHNLNHLCREIRKSTLNLEKKSIPIHLETSGVDALSGNPDWITLSPKRHSPPRLDNLLSCQELKVVIQNAEDLLFAKKMADLIKNNGKIKPQLFLQAGWENEEGQTLAIKYVKNNPEWRLSMQTHKWLGVL; encoded by the coding sequence ATGGAAGCATCTCTACCAGTAGTGGAATGTTTTCATTCTCTACAAGGAGAAGGAGAACATGCTGGCAGAAGCGCTTACTTCATCAGATTAGCTAGTTGTAAAGTTGGATGTCCTTGGTGTGATACGAAAAAATCATGGAATTCCGAACTTCATCCACAACAAACTTTGATAGATTTATCAATTAGCACAGCCAAAGCGCAAAAAGAAGGTGCAGCTTTTGTTGTAATCACTGGAGGTGAGCCATTGCATCATAATTTAAATCATCTATGCAGAGAAATTAGAAAATCTACACTCAATCTAGAGAAAAAATCTATTCCAATTCATCTCGAAACGAGTGGCGTAGATGCACTAAGTGGCAACCCAGATTGGATAACATTATCTCCTAAACGGCATTCTCCTCCACGCCTTGATAATCTGTTATCTTGCCAAGAATTAAAAGTTGTCATACAGAACGCTGAAGATTTACTTTTTGCTAAAAAAATGGCTGATTTAATAAAAAACAATGGAAAGATTAAACCTCAATTATTTTTGCAAGCAGGATGGGAAAATGAAGAAGGGCAAACACTCGCAATCAAGTATGTAAAAAACAATCCTGAGTGGAGATTAAGTATGCAAACTCACAAATGGCTAGGTGTACTCTAA